One window of the Trifolium pratense cultivar HEN17-A07 linkage group LG2, ARS_RC_1.1, whole genome shotgun sequence genome contains the following:
- the LOC123910217 gene encoding cullin-3B-like isoform X1 gives MDPDNPEFSCEVNKGGPIIVPTRKEIQVQNMTSNSMNQTIKIFMRSRNLEEESMKLEKFLKDSWKFLEHGLNAIFHKQNDDYISLEQLYSEAYNMVILGQVTRLYMVSVTIMTSHVKEISKSIEEAGEGDFFLEELSRKWNDYKMAIQNIENILIYMDRTYVRKNDKTPIRDLGLNLWRDNVVYSAQIQSQLQNTLVELLHGERIGKVINNKALIRNIFMMLKYLGDSDYETSLEIRFLEVSAEYFRGESQKLIECCDFSDYIRKVKNHLIEEMIRVSHYSDFICGKKIVDVMCKEMIENRIESSWLVTFFLDDRYEDLRNVYMMFTHYVSDGLRKLQKVVRNTCQLFLTDPERLKDPMVFVQDLLDKKDKYDSILDSSFNNDEKCHAVLNSFFEYIINMNLHSPEFLSLFLDVKLRKGFEGVNAEIILDKVVALIRLLHEKDMFLKYYKKHLAKRLLLGKTVSKDAERSLVVKLKRVCGNQFVVLEKMIVDMETSEEMLQGFYKSHTELSDDRKLSVQVLTTSLWPISSTTHSSCNLPIEVSALYEKYKSYYLGIHTQKKLSWQVNMGNAEIIATFGSGHKHELHVSTYQMCVLMLFNDVDQLSYKDIAKATQINTLDLIKCLYSMVLVKGKNIIKKEPMNGHIGEDDVFFINDMFKSKFYKIKLDSVAAERESKHEKLQTQKNVEDDRRPQIDAAIMRIMKSRKQLDHNNIIAEVTKEVKSLFLPNPTEIKKRIESLIERDYLERDNIDNNLYRYLA, from the exons ATGGACCCCGATAATCCAGAGTTCAGCTGCGAGGTAAATAAAGGAGGGCCAATaattgttcccaccaggaaAGAAATTCAGGTTCAGAATATGACGAGCAACAGTATGAACCaaactataaaaatatttatgaggAGCAGAAATCTAGAGGAGGAATCCATGAAATTAGAAAAGTTTTTGAAGGATTCATGGAAATTTTTGGAGCATGGACTCAATGCAATCTTCCACAAACAGAATGATGATTATATCAGCTTGGAACAACTTTACAG TGAAGCCTATAACATGGTGATTCTAGGACAAGTCACAAGATTGTATATGGTATCAGTTACCATCATGACATCACATGTCAAAGAAATATCAAAATCCATTGAAGAAGCAGGAGAAGGGGACTTCTTTCTGGAAGAACTTAGTAGAAAATGGAATGATTACAAAATGGCTATACAAAACATTGAAAACATACTAATCTATATGGATAGAACTTATGTTAGAAAGAATGATAAAACCCCAATAAGAGATCTTGGATTGAACCTATGGAGAGATAATGTTGTTTATTCTGCACAAATTCAGTCTCAATTACAGAACACTCTTGTTGAATTACTACATGGAGAGCGCATCGGTAAAGTTATTAACAATAAAGCCTTGATAAGGAACATATTTATGATGCTAAAGTATTTAGGTGATTCAGATTATGAGACATCGCTTGAGATTCGTTTTCTTGAAGTTTCGGCTGAGTATTTTAGAGGCGAGTCTCAAAAGTTAATTGAATGTTGTGATTTTAGTGATTATATAAGAAAAGTTAAGAATCATTTGATTGAAGAAATGATTAGAGTGAGCCACTACTCGGATTTCATATGCGGAAAGAAGATTGTTGATGTAATGTGCAAGGAGATGATTGAAAACCGAATAGAAAGTTCTTGGTTAGTAACTTTTTTCCTTGATGACAGATATGAAGATTTAAGAAATGTGTATATGATGTTCACGCATTATGTTTCTGACGGACTCCGTAAATTACAGAAAGTGGTTAGGAACACATGTCAACTGTTTTTAACAGATCCAGAAAGGTTAAAGGATCCTATGGTTTTTGTTCAAGATCTTTTGGATAAGAAAGATAAATATGACAGTATATTAGACTCGTCATTCAACAACGATGAAAAATGTCATGCAGTTTTGAACTCCTTCTTTGAGTACATCATTAACATGAATCTCCATTCGCCAGAGTTTCTTTCATTGTTCTTAGATGTAAAGTTAAGGAAAGGTTTTGAAGGAGTAAATGCGGAGATTATTCTTGACAAGGTGGTGGCGCTTATCAGATTGTTGCATGAAAAAGATATGTTCCTTAAGTACTATAAAAAGCACCTTGCAAAGAGGCTTTTGTTAGGGAAAACAGTTTCTAAAGATGCCGAGAGAAGCCTCGTTGTTAAACTCAAAAGAGTTTGTGGTAACCAATTTGTTGTGTTAGAGAAAATGATTGTTGATATGGAAACCTCAGAAGAAATGTTACAAGGGTTTTATAAAAGCCACACTGAGCTAAGCGATGATCGTAAACTAAGTGTTCAGGTTTTGACCACATCTTTGTGGCCAATATCAAGCACTACACATTCATCATGCAACCTTCCGATCGAAGTCTCAGCACTATATGAGAAGTATAAGTCATATTATCTAGGAATCCACACTCAAAAGAAGCTATCATGGCAAGTAAACATGGGAAATGCAGAGATAATAGCAACATTTGGGAGTGGTCATAAGCACGAGTTACATGTCTCGACCTATCAAATGTGTGTACTAATGTTGTTTAATGATGTTGATCAACTAAGCTACAAGGATATTGCAAAAGCAACCCAAATTAATACTTTGGATTTAATCAAGTGCTTGTATTCCATGGTTCTTGTGAAaggaaaaaatataatcaagaaAGAGCCGATGAATGGACATATTGGTGAGGACGATGTATTCTTTATCAATGACATGTTCAAAAGCAAGTTCTATAAAATTAAGTTAGATTCAGTGGCTGCAGAAAGGGAATCTAAACACGAGAAATTACAAACTCAAAAGAATGTAGAAGATGACAGAAGGCCTCAAATTGACGCAGCAATAATGAGGATTATGAAGTCAAGGAAACAGCTTGATCATAACAATATTATAGCAGAGGTGACAAAGGAAGTAAAGTCATTATTCCTTCCTAATCCAACAGAGATAAAGAAAAGGATTGAATCTCTTATTGAAAGAGATTACTTGGAGAGGGACAATATTGACAATAATTTGTATCGGTATCTTGCATGA
- the LOC123910217 gene encoding cullin-3B-like isoform X2, with protein MDSMQSSTNRMMIISAWNNFTAYNMVILGQVTRLYMVSVTIMTSHVKEISKSIEEAGEGDFFLEELSRKWNDYKMAIQNIENILIYMDRTYVRKNDKTPIRDLGLNLWRDNVVYSAQIQSQLQNTLVELLHGERIGKVINNKALIRNIFMMLKYLGDSDYETSLEIRFLEVSAEYFRGESQKLIECCDFSDYIRKVKNHLIEEMIRVSHYSDFICGKKIVDVMCKEMIENRIESSWLVTFFLDDRYEDLRNVYMMFTHYVSDGLRKLQKVVRNTCQLFLTDPERLKDPMVFVQDLLDKKDKYDSILDSSFNNDEKCHAVLNSFFEYIINMNLHSPEFLSLFLDVKLRKGFEGVNAEIILDKVVALIRLLHEKDMFLKYYKKHLAKRLLLGKTVSKDAERSLVVKLKRVCGNQFVVLEKMIVDMETSEEMLQGFYKSHTELSDDRKLSVQVLTTSLWPISSTTHSSCNLPIEVSALYEKYKSYYLGIHTQKKLSWQVNMGNAEIIATFGSGHKHELHVSTYQMCVLMLFNDVDQLSYKDIAKATQINTLDLIKCLYSMVLVKGKNIIKKEPMNGHIGEDDVFFINDMFKSKFYKIKLDSVAAERESKHEKLQTQKNVEDDRRPQIDAAIMRIMKSRKQLDHNNIIAEVTKEVKSLFLPNPTEIKKRIESLIERDYLERDNIDNNLYRYLA; from the exons ATGGACTCAATGCAATCTTCCACAAACAGAATGATGATTATATCAGCTTGGAACAACTTTACAG CCTATAACATGGTGATTCTAGGACAAGTCACAAGATTGTATATGGTATCAGTTACCATCATGACATCACATGTCAAAGAAATATCAAAATCCATTGAAGAAGCAGGAGAAGGGGACTTCTTTCTGGAAGAACTTAGTAGAAAATGGAATGATTACAAAATGGCTATACAAAACATTGAAAACATACTAATCTATATGGATAGAACTTATGTTAGAAAGAATGATAAAACCCCAATAAGAGATCTTGGATTGAACCTATGGAGAGATAATGTTGTTTATTCTGCACAAATTCAGTCTCAATTACAGAACACTCTTGTTGAATTACTACATGGAGAGCGCATCGGTAAAGTTATTAACAATAAAGCCTTGATAAGGAACATATTTATGATGCTAAAGTATTTAGGTGATTCAGATTATGAGACATCGCTTGAGATTCGTTTTCTTGAAGTTTCGGCTGAGTATTTTAGAGGCGAGTCTCAAAAGTTAATTGAATGTTGTGATTTTAGTGATTATATAAGAAAAGTTAAGAATCATTTGATTGAAGAAATGATTAGAGTGAGCCACTACTCGGATTTCATATGCGGAAAGAAGATTGTTGATGTAATGTGCAAGGAGATGATTGAAAACCGAATAGAAAGTTCTTGGTTAGTAACTTTTTTCCTTGATGACAGATATGAAGATTTAAGAAATGTGTATATGATGTTCACGCATTATGTTTCTGACGGACTCCGTAAATTACAGAAAGTGGTTAGGAACACATGTCAACTGTTTTTAACAGATCCAGAAAGGTTAAAGGATCCTATGGTTTTTGTTCAAGATCTTTTGGATAAGAAAGATAAATATGACAGTATATTAGACTCGTCATTCAACAACGATGAAAAATGTCATGCAGTTTTGAACTCCTTCTTTGAGTACATCATTAACATGAATCTCCATTCGCCAGAGTTTCTTTCATTGTTCTTAGATGTAAAGTTAAGGAAAGGTTTTGAAGGAGTAAATGCGGAGATTATTCTTGACAAGGTGGTGGCGCTTATCAGATTGTTGCATGAAAAAGATATGTTCCTTAAGTACTATAAAAAGCACCTTGCAAAGAGGCTTTTGTTAGGGAAAACAGTTTCTAAAGATGCCGAGAGAAGCCTCGTTGTTAAACTCAAAAGAGTTTGTGGTAACCAATTTGTTGTGTTAGAGAAAATGATTGTTGATATGGAAACCTCAGAAGAAATGTTACAAGGGTTTTATAAAAGCCACACTGAGCTAAGCGATGATCGTAAACTAAGTGTTCAGGTTTTGACCACATCTTTGTGGCCAATATCAAGCACTACACATTCATCATGCAACCTTCCGATCGAAGTCTCAGCACTATATGAGAAGTATAAGTCATATTATCTAGGAATCCACACTCAAAAGAAGCTATCATGGCAAGTAAACATGGGAAATGCAGAGATAATAGCAACATTTGGGAGTGGTCATAAGCACGAGTTACATGTCTCGACCTATCAAATGTGTGTACTAATGTTGTTTAATGATGTTGATCAACTAAGCTACAAGGATATTGCAAAAGCAACCCAAATTAATACTTTGGATTTAATCAAGTGCTTGTATTCCATGGTTCTTGTGAAaggaaaaaatataatcaagaaAGAGCCGATGAATGGACATATTGGTGAGGACGATGTATTCTTTATCAATGACATGTTCAAAAGCAAGTTCTATAAAATTAAGTTAGATTCAGTGGCTGCAGAAAGGGAATCTAAACACGAGAAATTACAAACTCAAAAGAATGTAGAAGATGACAGAAGGCCTCAAATTGACGCAGCAATAATGAGGATTATGAAGTCAAGGAAACAGCTTGATCATAACAATATTATAGCAGAGGTGACAAAGGAAGTAAAGTCATTATTCCTTCCTAATCCAACAGAGATAAAGAAAAGGATTGAATCTCTTATTGAAAGAGATTACTTGGAGAGGGACAATATTGACAATAATTTGTATCGGTATCTTGCATGA